Proteins encoded in a region of the Nonomuraea helvata genome:
- a CDS encoding FAD-dependent oxidoreductase, whose protein sequence is MDCVIAGGGPAGAMLALLLARAGVEVTLLEKHGDFLRDFRGDTIHPSTLQVLDEVGLAEDFLKIPHRKAYEISMVTDVGDVRLASLRGLSGAYDYIAWVPQWDFLKLVTSAAEKYPGFRLLMNAEAHDLIREGRAVRGLRYRDASGEHEIRADLTVAADGRHSILRERAGLVPEELGAPMDVVWFRLPRHASDRDDTFLRISSGRMMVAINRESYWQLAYVIPKGGFDELVREGIGALREPVVSLLPWLADRIGQIESYDHVSVLTVVINRLRRWHRPGFLCIGDAAHAMSPVFGVGINLAVQDAVAAANLLAGSLRSGAPIPESTLHLLQKRRMPPTRVTQAAQRVVQNMVIKRALRQEFDPSPLPRDLARIPLVNRMVRRFIGLGVRPEHVTVRES, encoded by the coding sequence ATGGACTGCGTAATCGCGGGAGGCGGCCCGGCAGGCGCGATGCTCGCGCTGCTGCTGGCCAGGGCGGGCGTCGAGGTGACGCTGCTGGAGAAGCACGGCGATTTCCTGCGTGACTTCCGGGGCGACACGATCCATCCGTCCACGTTGCAGGTGCTCGACGAGGTCGGGCTGGCCGAGGATTTCCTGAAGATCCCGCACCGCAAGGCGTACGAGATCAGCATGGTGACCGACGTGGGGGACGTCAGGCTGGCGAGCCTGCGCGGCCTGTCCGGCGCCTACGACTACATCGCGTGGGTCCCGCAGTGGGATTTCCTCAAGCTCGTCACGTCGGCCGCCGAGAAGTACCCGGGCTTCCGGCTGCTCATGAACGCCGAGGCGCACGACCTGATCCGCGAGGGCCGGGCCGTACGCGGGCTGCGGTACCGCGACGCGTCCGGCGAGCACGAGATCAGGGCCGACCTGACGGTGGCCGCCGACGGGCGCCACTCGATCCTGCGCGAACGGGCGGGGCTCGTGCCCGAGGAGCTCGGCGCGCCGATGGACGTGGTGTGGTTCCGGCTGCCGAGGCACGCCTCCGACCGCGACGACACGTTCCTGCGGATCTCCAGCGGCCGCATGATGGTCGCGATCAACAGGGAGAGCTACTGGCAGCTCGCGTACGTGATCCCCAAGGGCGGGTTCGACGAGCTCGTACGCGAGGGCATCGGCGCGCTCCGTGAGCCGGTCGTGTCGCTGCTGCCGTGGCTGGCCGACCGGATCGGGCAGATCGAGAGCTACGACCACGTCAGCGTGCTCACGGTCGTGATCAACCGGCTGCGCCGCTGGCACCGGCCGGGGTTCCTGTGCATCGGGGACGCCGCGCACGCCATGTCGCCGGTGTTCGGGGTGGGGATCAACCTGGCCGTGCAGGACGCGGTCGCCGCGGCCAACCTGCTGGCGGGCTCGCTCAGGTCCGGCGCGCCGATCCCCGAGTCGACCCTGCACCTGCTGCAGAAGCGGCGGATGCCACCCACCAGGGTGACGCAGGCGGCCCAGCGAGTGGTCCAGAACATGGTGATCAAGCGGGCGCTGAGGCAGGAGTTCGACCCGTCGCCGCTGCCGCGCGACCTCGCGAGGATCCCGCTGGTGAACCGGATGGTACGGCGGTTCATCGGGCTCGGCGTCCGGCCGGAACACGTGACGGTACGGGAGTCCTGA
- a CDS encoding LacI family DNA-binding transcriptional regulator, translated as MNRPTLEAVAARAGVGRGTVSRVINGSPNVSAKAREAVELAIRELGYVPNRAARALVTRRTDTVALVVSESQLRVFDEPYFAGTIRGIGSALAETGLQLILAMARTPEEHERLEAYLTGQHVDGVLLLSLHGADPLPGRLEDMGVPTVLGGLPVGLHPYSYVDMDNRAGARQAVKHLLGLGRRRIAAIAGAQDMGVGVDRLAGYRDALLLTGLPELVAYGDFSEESGATAMTELLAEHPDLDAVFAASDPMALGAMRVLKAAGRSIPEDVAVIGFDDSKAALHADPPLTTVHQPTEQMGRQMAQLLVARINGEQLRQPVVILDTHLVRRQSA; from the coding sequence ATGAACCGACCGACTCTTGAGGCAGTCGCGGCTCGGGCCGGGGTAGGCCGGGGCACGGTGTCGAGAGTCATCAATGGCTCGCCGAACGTCAGCGCCAAGGCCCGCGAGGCCGTTGAGCTGGCCATCCGCGAGCTGGGCTACGTGCCCAACCGTGCGGCGCGCGCCCTGGTGACGCGCCGCACCGACACGGTGGCGCTGGTGGTCTCCGAGTCGCAGCTGCGGGTGTTCGACGAGCCCTACTTCGCCGGCACCATCCGCGGCATCGGCTCGGCGCTGGCCGAGACGGGGTTGCAGCTCATCCTGGCGATGGCCCGCACCCCTGAGGAGCACGAGCGGCTGGAGGCCTACCTGACGGGGCAGCACGTCGACGGCGTGCTGCTCCTGTCGCTGCACGGCGCCGACCCGCTGCCCGGCAGGCTGGAGGACATGGGAGTGCCGACCGTGCTGGGCGGCCTCCCCGTCGGCCTCCACCCGTACAGCTACGTGGACATGGACAACCGGGCGGGCGCCCGGCAGGCGGTCAAGCACCTGCTGGGGCTCGGCCGCCGCCGGATCGCCGCGATCGCCGGCGCCCAGGACATGGGCGTGGGCGTCGACCGTCTGGCCGGCTATCGCGACGCGCTGCTGCTCACCGGCCTGCCGGAGCTGGTGGCGTACGGCGACTTCTCGGAGGAGAGCGGCGCGACGGCGATGACCGAGCTGCTGGCGGAGCACCCCGACCTCGACGCGGTGTTCGCCGCGTCCGACCCGATGGCGCTGGGCGCGATGCGCGTGCTCAAGGCCGCGGGCCGGTCGATCCCGGAGGACGTGGCCGTGATCGGGTTCGACGACTCCAAGGCCGCGCTGCACGCCGACCCGCCGCTGACCACCGTCCACCAGCCGACCGAGCAGATGGGCCGGCAGATGGCGCAGCTGCTGGTGGCCCGGATCAACGGCGAGCAGCTGCGGCAGCCCGTCGTGATCCTCGACACCCACCTCGTACGCAGGCAGTCCGCATGA
- a CDS encoding GH1 family beta-glucosidase, whose translation MTTQEEQTRAGLRFPAGFAWGAATSAYQIEGAVAEDGRGVSIWDTFTRTPGRILNGHNADVAIDHYHRYREDVGIMAELGLSAYRFSVSWPRIQPTGSGKVNQKGLDFYKRLSDELRGHGIDPWLTLYHWDLPQELEDKGGWPNRDVAYCFADYAATVHEALKDHVHTFSTVNEPWCAAFLGYASGEHAPGRREPENAIRGAHHLNLAHGLAVQAMGARRVGGCVNLYAVTPATDSVEDLDAARRIDGLQNRFFLDALLLGRYPEDVLEDLPGEIDFIQPGDMKIINAPIDVLLVNYYSRFTVSGAPGGRQSAAAAPTDTGSPWVGSEHVSFVSGGQPVTAMGWEIDEGGLVEVLQRVARDYPPIPMVISENGSAFDDVLEDGRIHDNERRAYVEAHLGACKEAIEAGVPLEGYFAWSLMDNFEWAWGYGKRFGLVHVDFETQERVFKDSALWYSEVIRQNRRHEPTDS comes from the coding sequence GTGACGACACAAGAGGAACAGACGCGTGCCGGGCTGCGCTTCCCTGCGGGCTTCGCGTGGGGCGCGGCGACCTCGGCGTACCAGATCGAAGGGGCGGTCGCCGAGGACGGGCGCGGCGTCTCCATCTGGGACACGTTCACCAGGACGCCGGGCCGGATTCTCAACGGGCACAACGCGGACGTGGCCATCGACCACTACCACCGCTACCGGGAGGACGTCGGGATCATGGCGGAGCTGGGCCTGTCGGCCTACCGCTTCTCGGTGTCCTGGCCCCGCATCCAGCCGACCGGCTCCGGCAAGGTCAACCAGAAGGGGCTGGACTTCTACAAGCGTCTCTCCGACGAACTGCGCGGGCACGGCATCGACCCGTGGCTGACCCTCTACCACTGGGACCTGCCGCAGGAGCTGGAGGACAAGGGCGGCTGGCCGAACCGCGACGTGGCGTACTGCTTCGCGGACTACGCGGCGACGGTCCACGAGGCGCTGAAGGACCACGTGCACACCTTCAGCACCGTCAACGAGCCATGGTGCGCCGCGTTCCTCGGCTACGCCTCGGGCGAGCACGCCCCCGGCCGACGCGAGCCGGAGAACGCGATCAGGGGCGCGCACCACCTCAACCTGGCGCACGGGCTGGCCGTGCAGGCGATGGGCGCCCGGCGCGTCGGCGGCTGCGTGAACCTGTACGCGGTCACGCCCGCCACCGACAGCGTGGAGGACCTGGACGCGGCCCGGCGCATCGACGGGCTGCAGAACCGGTTCTTCCTGGACGCGCTGCTGCTGGGCCGCTACCCGGAAGATGTCCTGGAGGACCTCCCCGGTGAGATCGACTTCATCCAGCCGGGCGACATGAAGATCATCAACGCGCCCATCGACGTGCTGCTCGTCAACTACTACAGCCGCTTCACGGTATCGGGAGCACCAGGCGGCAGGCAGTCGGCGGCGGCGGCCCCCACGGACACGGGTTCGCCGTGGGTGGGCAGCGAGCACGTGTCGTTCGTCAGCGGCGGCCAGCCGGTGACGGCCATGGGCTGGGAGATCGACGAGGGCGGCCTGGTCGAGGTCCTCCAGAGGGTGGCGCGGGACTACCCGCCGATCCCGATGGTGATCTCCGAGAACGGCTCCGCCTTCGACGACGTGCTCGAGGACGGCCGGATCCACGACAACGAGCGGCGGGCGTACGTGGAGGCGCACCTCGGCGCCTGCAAGGAGGCCATCGAGGCCGGCGTGCCCCTGGAGGGCTATTTCGCCTGGTCACTGATGGACAACTTCGAGTGGGCCTGGGGTTACGGCAAGCGGTTCGGCCTGGTGCACGTGGACTTCGAGACCCAGGAACGAGTGTTCAAGGACAGCGCGCTCTGGTACTCGGAGGTCATCCGGCAGAATAGGCGCCATGAACCGACCGACTCTTGA
- a CDS encoding anti-sigma factor: MTDGLHTLSGAYAVHALPYAEWVLFEEHLAACQVCGTEVRRLRETAARLAATVATPPPAALRLRLLAAAHGSRRPAAPPEHADPPERGSENPATLALPPHPANPPTLALPPGLANPPTIRVPPGAWQPAATGAPEVQAAPGEGRVVPFRRGRSKVLAGLAAVSVAAAVAFGAVAIDARRDLDDLAARNGEVIAVLAAPDAETVRRPVTAGGTATLVISRSSGRMVFASSGLPRLPGTKGYELWLMGRDGPRPAGMLDRAGDGLTTPLLVTPEREDDRVALTVEPAAGSGKPTTRPILLADLPEA, encoded by the coding sequence ATGACCGACGGACTCCACACCCTCTCTGGCGCCTACGCCGTGCACGCACTGCCGTACGCCGAGTGGGTGCTGTTCGAGGAGCACCTGGCGGCGTGCCAGGTGTGCGGGACGGAGGTACGGCGGCTGCGGGAGACGGCGGCCAGGCTGGCGGCGACGGTGGCCACGCCACCGCCCGCCGCGCTCCGCCTGCGCCTGCTCGCCGCCGCGCACGGGTCCCGGCGTCCCGCCGCCCCGCCGGAGCACGCGGACCCGCCCGAACGCGGATCCGAGAACCCGGCCACGCTCGCGCTCCCGCCGCATCCGGCGAACCCGCCCACGCTCGCGCTCCCGCCCGGCCTGGCGAACCCGCCGACGATCCGTGTCCCGCCCGGGGCGTGGCAGCCCGCCGCCACGGGGGCGCCGGAGGTGCAGGCGGCGCCCGGGGAAGGCCGGGTCGTGCCGTTCAGGCGCGGGCGGAGCAAGGTGCTGGCGGGCCTGGCGGCGGTGTCCGTGGCAGCCGCCGTCGCCTTCGGCGCGGTCGCCATCGACGCCCGCCGCGACCTGGACGACCTGGCCGCGCGGAACGGGGAGGTGATCGCCGTGCTGGCCGCGCCCGACGCCGAGACGGTACGCCGGCCCGTGACCGCGGGCGGCACCGCCACGCTCGTCATCTCCCGGTCCAGCGGCCGCATGGTGTTCGCCTCGTCCGGCCTGCCCCGGCTGCCCGGAACCAAGGGGTACGAGCTGTGGCTGATGGGCCGCGACGGCCCCCGCCCCGCCGGCATGCTGGACCGCGCCGGGGACGGCCTGACCACGCCCCTGCTGGTCACGCCGGAGCGGGAGGACGACCGGGTGGCGCTGACGGTCGAGCCCGCGGCCGGATCAGGGAAGCCGACCACCCGGCCCATCCTCCTGGCCGATCTTCCCGAGGCCTGA
- a CDS encoding aminoglycoside phosphotransferase family protein, with product MDSRTKRRLSDAELDALVRRALGTGVTAATELTDGYANAVWRLKLDDGREVVLKLSPPPDLDQLSYERNLLRMEAAAYELAAQAGVPMATLLCAGFDDPVLGGDYLVLSALDGVSWNDVKPEGEQALRRELGRHLARFNAVTGEVFGYPHAGIVGATWREGFLAMVGALIGDTERYPTPLPRPAEEIMDLVEAASPVLDEVTTPRLVHFDVWPGNVFLDLSGTPRIQAIIDHERAFWGDPIAEFVPPTIFGELTEDDPLLAGYREVTPLELTPAARTRLDLYRAYLYLILLVEDGPRQYPEDEYAGTRDTAFASLSAVLDRLEGASPGARG from the coding sequence GTGGACAGTAGGACCAAGCGCCGCTTATCAGACGCCGAGCTCGACGCCCTGGTGCGGCGCGCGCTGGGCACGGGGGTGACGGCCGCCACCGAGCTGACCGACGGCTACGCCAACGCCGTCTGGCGGCTGAAGCTGGACGACGGGCGCGAGGTGGTGCTCAAGCTGTCGCCGCCGCCCGACCTCGACCAGCTCAGCTACGAGCGCAACCTGCTGCGCATGGAGGCCGCCGCCTACGAGCTGGCGGCGCAGGCCGGGGTGCCGATGGCGACGCTGCTGTGCGCCGGATTCGACGACCCGGTGCTGGGCGGTGACTACCTGGTGCTCAGCGCGCTCGACGGAGTGTCGTGGAACGACGTCAAGCCCGAGGGCGAGCAGGCGCTGCGCCGGGAGCTGGGCCGCCACCTGGCCAGGTTCAACGCGGTGACCGGCGAGGTGTTCGGCTACCCGCACGCCGGCATCGTGGGCGCCACCTGGCGGGAGGGGTTCCTGGCGATGGTGGGGGCGCTGATCGGCGACACCGAGCGTTACCCGACGCCGCTGCCGCGCCCCGCTGAGGAGATCATGGACCTGGTCGAGGCGGCGTCGCCCGTGCTCGACGAGGTGACGACGCCGCGGCTGGTGCACTTCGACGTGTGGCCGGGCAACGTCTTCCTCGACCTCAGCGGCACGCCGCGGATCCAGGCCATCATCGACCACGAGCGGGCCTTCTGGGGCGACCCGATCGCCGAGTTCGTCCCGCCGACGATCTTCGGCGAGCTGACGGAGGACGACCCGCTGCTGGCGGGCTACCGCGAGGTGACGCCGCTGGAGCTCACCCCGGCGGCGCGCACCCGGCTCGACCTCTACCGCGCCTACCTCTATCTGATCCTGCTGGTGGAGGACGGGCCCCGGCAGTATCCGGAGGACGAGTACGCCGGGACCCGCGACACCGCGTTCGCGTCACTGTCCGCTGTGCTCGACCGCCTCGAAGGCGCCTCCCCTGGCGCCCGCGGATAG